From Caballeronia insecticola, a single genomic window includes:
- a CDS encoding NAD(+) synthase — protein MSRNFFNLYSHDFARVAVGVPVCRVADPAFNAAQTIALAQQAAARGAVLVAFPELGISAYTCDDLFHQRALLDACEDALNDIVEASKKLNVAMIVGAPVRAEHKLFNCAIVIANGVIRGVVPKSYLPNYGEFYEARQFSPADAATTRTLSLCGQDVPFGASLLFQIKDLPLFRFHVEICEDVWVPIPPSSFAALAGATVLVNLSASNIVVGKSAYRHQLVGQQSARCVAAYLYTSAGNGESSTDLAWDGQGLIYENGEMLAESERFSSESHIIFADVDLERLSRERMRQTTFGRSTHRHADEVAQFNVIEFPLAVPAQAKLPLERRVARFPYVPADAARRDERCNEVYNIQVQALLQRLQSSGISKVVIGISGGLDSTHALLVCAKAMDRLGLPRANILAYTMPGFATSDRTLAQARELMHVIGCTAGEIDIRPSCVQMLTDIGHPHSTGAEQYDITYENVQAGERTSHLFRLANFNNAIVIGTGDLSELALGWCTYGVGDHMSHYNVNASVPKTLITHLVRWVAESGQIGDTGTDVLENILSTDISPELIPGKTSGVVEQKTESVIGPYELQDFNLYYTLRFGFAPSKVAFLALAAWRDRDAGAWPEGTKVTRNQYDLAAIRKNLRIFLDRFFRTSQFKRSCVPNAPKVGSGGSLSPRGDWRAPSDSQATVWLKDLERVPATE, from the coding sequence ATGAGCAGAAACTTCTTCAACCTGTACAGCCATGATTTCGCGCGCGTCGCTGTCGGCGTGCCGGTGTGCAGGGTCGCCGATCCGGCGTTCAACGCGGCGCAGACCATCGCGCTCGCGCAGCAGGCGGCGGCGCGCGGCGCGGTGCTCGTCGCGTTTCCCGAGCTCGGCATTTCCGCCTATACGTGCGACGACCTCTTTCATCAACGCGCCTTGCTCGACGCCTGCGAAGACGCGCTGAACGACATCGTCGAAGCGTCGAAGAAACTGAATGTGGCGATGATCGTCGGCGCGCCGGTGAGGGCGGAGCACAAGCTCTTCAATTGCGCGATCGTGATTGCGAACGGCGTCATTCGCGGCGTCGTGCCGAAGAGTTATCTACCGAACTACGGCGAGTTCTACGAAGCGCGGCAGTTCAGTCCCGCCGATGCCGCGACCACGCGCACGCTCTCGCTGTGCGGACAGGACGTGCCGTTCGGGGCGTCGCTGCTGTTCCAGATCAAGGATCTGCCGCTGTTTCGTTTCCACGTCGAGATTTGCGAAGACGTGTGGGTGCCGATTCCGCCTTCGTCGTTCGCGGCGCTCGCGGGCGCGACGGTGCTCGTGAATTTGTCGGCGTCGAATATCGTCGTGGGGAAGTCGGCTTACCGGCATCAGCTCGTCGGGCAGCAATCCGCGCGCTGCGTGGCGGCTTATCTGTACACGTCGGCGGGGAATGGGGAGTCGTCGACCGATCTGGCCTGGGACGGGCAAGGGCTCATCTACGAGAACGGCGAAATGCTCGCGGAATCCGAGCGTTTCTCCAGTGAGTCGCACATCATCTTCGCCGATGTCGATCTCGAACGCCTCTCCCGCGAACGCATGCGGCAGACCACGTTCGGCCGCTCGACGCACCGGCACGCGGACGAAGTCGCGCAATTCAACGTGATCGAATTCCCGCTCGCCGTGCCCGCTCAGGCGAAGCTGCCGCTGGAACGGCGCGTCGCGCGCTTTCCTTACGTCCCCGCCGACGCCGCGCGCCGCGACGAGCGTTGCAACGAGGTCTACAACATCCAGGTGCAGGCGCTGCTGCAACGGCTGCAATCGTCCGGCATCTCGAAGGTCGTCATCGGCATCTCGGGCGGCCTTGATTCCACGCATGCACTGCTCGTGTGCGCGAAAGCGATGGACCGGCTCGGCTTGCCGCGCGCGAACATCCTCGCCTATACGATGCCGGGCTTCGCGACCAGCGACCGCACGCTTGCTCAGGCGCGCGAGCTGATGCACGTGATCGGCTGCACGGCCGGCGAGATCGACATTCGCCCGAGCTGCGTGCAGATGCTGACCGACATCGGCCATCCGCACAGCACGGGCGCGGAGCAATACGACATCACCTATGAAAACGTGCAGGCCGGCGAGCGCACGAGCCATCTGTTCCGGCTGGCGAATTTCAACAACGCCATCGTGATCGGCACGGGCGATCTGAGCGAGCTGGCACTTGGTTGGTGCACCTACGGAGTGGGCGATCACATGTCCCACTACAACGTCAACGCGAGCGTGCCGAAGACGCTGATCACGCATCTGGTGCGCTGGGTGGCGGAGTCGGGGCAGATCGGCGACACCGGCACCGATGTCCTCGAAAACATCCTGAGCACCGATATCAGTCCGGAACTCATCCCGGGCAAGACGAGCGGCGTGGTCGAGCAGAAGACGGAGAGCGTGATCGGCCCGTACGAGTTGCAGGATTTCAATCTGTACTACACGCTGCGTTTCGGCTTTGCGCCGTCGAAGGTCGCGTTTCTCGCGCTCGCCGCGTGGCGCGATCGCGATGCGGGCGCGTGGCCGGAAGGCACGAAGGTTACGCGCAACCAGTACGACCTCGCCGCCATCCGCAAAAATCTGCGCATCTTTCTGGACCGCTTCTTCCGCACGAGCCAGTTCAAACGCTCATGCGTGCCGAATGCGCCGAAGGTCGGCTCGGGCGGCTCGCTGTCTCCGCGCGGCGACTGGCGCGCGCCGAGCGACTCGCAGGCGACGGTATGGCTCAAGGATCTGGAGCGCGTGCCGGCCACCGAGTAA
- a CDS encoding GNAT family N-acetyltransferase translates to MNREVEIHVVDTLAEIPADDWNRLAGDNPFVRHAFLAALQDTGCAVRRTGWRPHHLLLMRGSTLAGAMPLYLKSHSRGEYVFDHAWADAFERHGLRYYPKALSAVPFSPVTGPRLIAADHEDRVLLARGAIELTRQMELSSLHVLFPHAQDVAALKDAGYMLREGVQFHWENLPGDGYASFDAFLATMSHDKRKKVKQDRRRVTEAGVTYTWLRGAQIDESALDFFYDCYDNTYREHWNAPYLTREFFGRIHAEAPDSILLVIAEADGARLACALNMIGGDTMYGRYWGTREFVSGLHFETCYMQGIAYCIEHGLARFEGGAQGVHKMSRGLLPTPTWSAHWIADQRFAHAIAEFLDAETEAMDHHIVELEAHTPFRKKT, encoded by the coding sequence TTGAATCGCGAGGTCGAAATTCATGTAGTCGATACGCTTGCCGAGATTCCGGCCGACGACTGGAACCGGCTTGCCGGCGACAATCCGTTCGTGCGCCACGCGTTTCTGGCGGCGCTGCAGGACACGGGATGCGCGGTCAGGCGCACCGGCTGGCGACCGCATCATCTGCTGCTGATGCGCGGCAGTACGCTCGCCGGTGCGATGCCGTTGTATCTCAAGTCGCACTCGCGCGGTGAATACGTGTTCGATCACGCCTGGGCCGACGCCTTCGAGCGCCACGGCCTGCGCTATTACCCGAAGGCGCTGTCGGCCGTGCCGTTTTCGCCGGTGACGGGACCGCGCCTCATCGCGGCGGATCACGAGGATCGCGTGCTGCTCGCGCGCGGAGCGATCGAACTCACGCGCCAAATGGAATTGTCTTCGCTGCACGTGTTGTTTCCGCATGCACAGGACGTCGCGGCGCTGAAGGACGCGGGCTACATGCTGCGCGAAGGCGTGCAGTTCCACTGGGAGAATCTGCCCGGCGACGGCTACGCGAGCTTCGACGCCTTCCTCGCGACGATGAGTCACGACAAGCGAAAGAAGGTGAAGCAGGACCGGCGCCGCGTGACGGAAGCGGGCGTCACCTACACGTGGCTGCGCGGTGCGCAAATCGACGAAAGCGCGCTCGATTTCTTCTACGACTGTTACGACAACACGTATCGCGAGCACTGGAACGCGCCGTATCTGACGCGCGAATTCTTCGGCCGGATCCACGCCGAGGCGCCCGACAGCATCCTGCTCGTCATCGCCGAAGCGGACGGCGCGCGGCTCGCCTGCGCGCTCAACATGATCGGCGGCGACACGATGTACGGCCGCTACTGGGGCACGCGCGAGTTCGTCTCGGGCCTGCACTTCGAGACGTGCTACATGCAGGGCATCGCGTATTGCATCGAGCATGGACTGGCGCGTTTCGAGGGCGGCGCGCAGGGCGTGCACAAGATGTCGCGCGGTCTCCTGCCGACGCCGACATGGTCCGCGCACTGGATCGCGGATCAGCGCTTCGCGCACGCGATCGCCGAGTTCCTCGACGCCGAAACCGAGGCGATGGATCATCACATCGTCGAACTCGAAGCGCATACGCCGTTCAGAAAAAAGACCTGA
- a CDS encoding GIY-YIG nuclease family protein, with protein MPWFLYLIECADGSLYTGIATDVEARFTAHASGKGARYTRARKPLRVLASFELAGRSEALRAEYRVKQLTALQKRALIAGERTLESLLPRSEASEEE; from the coding sequence ATGCCCTGGTTCCTCTATCTGATCGAATGCGCTGACGGCAGCCTCTACACCGGTATCGCGACGGACGTCGAGGCGCGTTTCACCGCGCACGCGAGCGGCAAGGGCGCGCGCTATACGCGCGCGCGTAAGCCGCTGCGCGTGCTGGCGTCGTTCGAACTGGCGGGGAGATCGGAGGCGTTGCGCGCGGAATATCGCGTCAAGCAGTTGACCGCGCTGCAGAAGCGCGCGTTGATCGCGGGAGAGAGAACGCTCGAATCGCTGTTGCCCCGGAGCGAGGCAAGCGAAGAAGAATAA
- the ppa gene encoding inorganic diphosphatase codes for MSFNNVPPGKDLPQDFNVIIEIPAQSDPVKYEADKDMGLLVVDRFIGTGMRYPANYGFIPQTLSGDGDPVDVLVITPFPLLAGSVVRARALGMLQMTDESGVDAKLVAVPHDKICPMTANIKSIDDVPEYLKDQIKHFFENYKALEKGKWVKVEGWAGIDAAHKEISEGVANFGK; via the coding sequence ATGAGCTTCAACAACGTACCTCCCGGCAAGGATCTCCCGCAGGATTTCAACGTCATCATCGAGATTCCCGCGCAAAGCGATCCGGTCAAATACGAAGCGGACAAGGACATGGGCCTGCTCGTCGTCGACCGCTTCATCGGCACCGGCATGCGTTATCCGGCCAACTACGGCTTCATCCCGCAGACGCTCTCCGGCGACGGCGACCCGGTCGACGTGCTCGTCATCACGCCGTTCCCGCTGCTGGCGGGGTCGGTCGTGCGCGCGCGCGCCCTCGGCATGCTGCAAATGACGGATGAATCGGGCGTGGATGCCAAGCTGGTCGCCGTGCCGCACGACAAAATTTGCCCGATGACGGCGAACATCAAGTCGATCGACGACGTGCCCGAATATCTGAAAGACCAGATCAAGCACTTCTTCGAGAACTACAAGGCGCTCGAAAAGGGCAAGTGGGTGAAGGTCGAGGGCTGGGCGGGCATCGACGCCGCGCACAAGGAAATTTCGGAAGGCGTCGCGAACTTCGGCAAGTAA
- a CDS encoding aldehyde dehydrogenase family protein, with the protein MEEAKHFINNRWVAPSVGETIPVVDPSDGQIFAQIARGTAADIDRAVTAARAAYEGPWGAMSAAERGRILARLSMLIGACHEEIAQIEARDTGKPLKQARADATGIARYFEFYAGAADKLHGETLPYQSGFTVLTIREPHGVTGHIVPWNYPLQIFGRSVGAALATGNACVAKPAEDACLSLLRIAELAAEAGLPEGALNIVTGYGHEAGAALARHPGIDHISFTGSPATGAAVTKMAADNHIPVTLELGGKSPQIVFADADFDAALPVLVAAIVQNAGQTCSAGSRVLIERAAYEPLMERLAQAFAALKVGPSTLDLDCGPLISAKQQQRVWDFLSDAQHDGIAMAAQGEVVAEAPEAGFYQAPTLLRDVPPTHRLAREEVFGPVLAAMPFDDEADALRLANGTDYGLVAGIWTRDGARQMRLARRVRSGQVFINNYGAGGGIELPFGGVKHSGHGREKGFEALYGFTTLKTIAIKHG; encoded by the coding sequence ATGGAAGAAGCGAAACATTTCATCAACAACCGCTGGGTCGCGCCGTCTGTCGGCGAGACGATTCCGGTAGTCGATCCGTCGGACGGCCAGATCTTCGCGCAGATCGCGCGCGGCACGGCGGCCGACATCGACCGGGCCGTCACCGCTGCACGCGCCGCCTACGAAGGCCCGTGGGGCGCGATGAGCGCCGCCGAGCGCGGGCGCATTCTCGCGCGCCTGTCGATGCTGATCGGCGCGTGCCACGAGGAAATCGCGCAGATCGAGGCGCGCGACACCGGCAAGCCGCTCAAACAGGCGCGCGCCGACGCCACGGGCATCGCCCGCTATTTCGAGTTTTACGCAGGCGCCGCCGACAAGCTGCACGGCGAAACCCTGCCCTATCAGTCCGGCTTCACCGTGCTCACGATCCGCGAGCCGCACGGCGTGACGGGCCATATCGTGCCGTGGAATTATCCGCTGCAGATTTTCGGGCGCAGCGTCGGCGCCGCGCTCGCGACCGGCAACGCGTGCGTCGCGAAACCGGCGGAGGACGCGTGCCTGTCGCTGTTGCGCATCGCGGAGCTGGCCGCCGAAGCGGGGTTGCCCGAAGGCGCGCTGAATATCGTCACCGGTTACGGGCACGAAGCGGGCGCGGCGCTCGCGCGTCATCCGGGCATCGACCATATTTCGTTTACCGGCTCGCCCGCGACCGGCGCCGCCGTTACCAAGATGGCCGCCGACAACCACATTCCCGTCACGCTGGAACTCGGCGGGAAGTCGCCGCAGATCGTTTTCGCCGATGCCGATTTCGACGCCGCGCTGCCCGTGCTCGTCGCCGCGATCGTGCAGAACGCCGGACAGACCTGCTCGGCCGGCAGCCGCGTGCTGATCGAGCGCGCCGCCTACGAGCCGCTCATGGAGCGTCTGGCGCAGGCCTTCGCCGCGCTCAAGGTCGGGCCGAGCACGCTCGATCTCGATTGCGGGCCGCTCATCAGCGCGAAGCAGCAGCAGCGCGTGTGGGACTTTCTGTCGGACGCGCAGCACGACGGCATCGCGATGGCCGCGCAAGGCGAAGTGGTCGCGGAAGCGCCCGAAGCCGGCTTCTATCAGGCGCCCACGCTTCTGCGCGATGTCCCGCCGACGCACCGCCTCGCGCGCGAAGAAGTCTTCGGCCCGGTGCTCGCCGCCATGCCTTTCGACGACGAAGCCGACGCGCTGCGGCTCGCCAACGGCACCGACTACGGCCTCGTGGCCGGCATCTGGACGCGCGACGGCGCCCGCCAGATGCGCCTCGCGCGCCGCGTGCGCTCGGGACAGGTGTTCATCAACAATTACGGCGCGGGCGGCGGCATCGAGTTGCCGTTCGGCGGCGTGAAGCATTCGGGACACGGACGCGAGAAAGGCTTCGAGGCGCTGTACGGCTTCACGACCTTGAAGACCATCGCGATCAAACACGGCTGA
- a CDS encoding SDR family oxidoreductase codes for MRLQGKTVIVTGGGSGFGEGIAKTFAREGANVVVNDLNGPAAERVASEIALASSPEAAHGRAIAVQGDVTRREDWQKLHDAAIEDFGSVQVVVNNAGTTHRNKPVLDVTEAEFDRVYAVNVKSIYWSVEQFVPYFRQQGGGAFINIASTAGVRPRPGLVWYNGSKAAVIIASKALAVELGPDRIRVNCINPVMGETGLLAEFMGVEDTPENRRKFLATIPLGRLSTPQDIANAALYLASDEAEFITGVALEVDGGRCV; via the coding sequence ATGCGACTGCAAGGCAAGACGGTGATCGTGACGGGCGGCGGCTCGGGTTTCGGCGAAGGCATCGCGAAGACGTTTGCGCGCGAAGGGGCGAACGTCGTCGTGAACGATCTGAACGGCCCGGCCGCCGAGCGCGTGGCGAGCGAGATCGCGCTGGCGTCGTCGCCGGAAGCGGCGCACGGCCGCGCGATCGCCGTTCAGGGCGACGTGACCAGGCGCGAAGACTGGCAGAAGCTGCACGACGCGGCCATCGAAGATTTCGGCAGCGTGCAGGTCGTCGTCAACAATGCGGGCACGACGCACCGTAACAAGCCCGTGCTCGACGTCACCGAAGCCGAGTTCGACCGTGTCTACGCGGTGAACGTGAAGAGCATCTACTGGAGCGTCGAGCAGTTCGTGCCGTACTTTCGCCAGCAAGGCGGCGGCGCGTTCATCAACATTGCGTCGACGGCGGGCGTGCGGCCGCGTCCGGGCCTCGTCTGGTACAACGGCAGCAAGGCGGCGGTGATCATCGCGAGCAAGGCGCTCGCGGTCGAACTGGGCCCGGACCGCATCCGCGTGAACTGCATCAATCCGGTGATGGGCGAAACCGGTTTGCTCGCCGAATTCATGGGCGTGGAAGACACGCCGGAGAACCGCCGCAAATTCCTCGCGACCATTCCCCTCGGCCGCCTCTCGACGCCGCAGGACATCGCGAACGCCGCGCTCTATCTCGCCTCCGACGAGGCCGAGTTCATCACCGGCGTCGCGCTCGAAGTGGACGGCGGACGCTGCGTCTGA
- a CDS encoding MFS transporter, with the protein MASTANPMPRPGAGAPSAFEEATYRKVAWRLSPLLLICYVVAYLDRVNVGFAKLQMAADLQLSDAVYGFGAGIFFFGYFIFEIPSNVILHRVGARVWIARIMISWGIISALTMFVTTPTMFYVMRFLLGAAEAGFFPGIILYLTYWFPARRRGRMTTLFMTAIALSGLIGGPISGWIMKAFDGVHGWHGWQWLLLLEGIPSVIVGLVVLAKLDDRIAKAKWLTTEERELLERNIAADNVSKEDPSIGKILSSPKVWLMSLIYFSFVMGLYGVSFWLPTIIKSMGVSDPLQVGLLSAIPYGVAVIGMLYAARSADRTGERRWHIAIPAFIGAIGLVLSVVWSSNTMLAMIGLTLATMGILTTLPLFWSLPTAFLAGTGAAAGIAMINSLGNLAGFLSPYLVGWLKQVTSSTASGMYMLAGFLVLGALLALSVPARMVNR; encoded by the coding sequence ATGGCCAGCACCGCCAATCCGATGCCTCGCCCCGGCGCCGGCGCGCCGTCCGCGTTCGAGGAAGCCACGTATCGCAAGGTCGCGTGGCGGCTCTCGCCGCTGCTTCTGATCTGCTATGTGGTCGCTTATCTGGACCGCGTGAACGTCGGCTTCGCCAAGCTGCAGATGGCCGCCGATCTGCAACTGTCGGACGCCGTGTACGGCTTCGGCGCGGGCATCTTCTTTTTCGGGTACTTCATCTTCGAGATTCCGAGCAACGTGATCCTGCATCGCGTCGGCGCGCGGGTGTGGATCGCGCGGATCATGATCTCGTGGGGCATCATTTCCGCGCTCACGATGTTCGTCACCACGCCGACGATGTTCTACGTGATGCGCTTTCTGCTCGGCGCGGCCGAAGCGGGCTTCTTCCCCGGCATCATTCTTTATCTGACGTACTGGTTTCCGGCGCGCCGGCGCGGACGCATGACGACGCTGTTCATGACGGCCATCGCGCTGTCGGGACTGATCGGCGGGCCGATCAGCGGCTGGATCATGAAGGCCTTCGACGGCGTGCACGGCTGGCATGGCTGGCAATGGCTGCTGTTGCTCGAAGGCATTCCTTCGGTGATCGTGGGCCTGGTCGTGCTCGCGAAACTCGACGATCGCATCGCGAAGGCCAAGTGGCTCACGACGGAAGAACGCGAGCTACTTGAACGCAACATCGCGGCGGATAACGTCTCGAAGGAAGATCCGTCGATCGGCAAGATTCTGTCGAGCCCGAAGGTGTGGCTGATGAGCCTGATCTACTTTTCCTTCGTGATGGGTCTATACGGCGTGAGCTTCTGGCTGCCCACGATCATCAAGTCGATGGGCGTCTCCGATCCGTTGCAGGTCGGACTGCTTTCCGCCATTCCCTACGGCGTGGCGGTGATCGGCATGCTGTACGCGGCGCGCAGCGCGGACCGTACTGGCGAGCGCCGCTGGCATATCGCGATTCCGGCGTTCATCGGGGCGATCGGGCTGGTGCTGTCGGTGGTGTGGTCGTCGAACACGATGCTCGCGATGATCGGCCTCACGCTCGCGACGATGGGCATTCTCACCACGCTGCCGCTGTTCTGGAGCCTGCCGACGGCGTTTCTCGCCGGGACGGGCGCGGCTGCCGGCATCGCGATGATCAATTCGCTCGGCAACCTGGCCGGGTTTCTCAGCCCTTATCTGGTCGGGTGGCTGAAGCAGGTCACGTCATCGACTGCGAGTGGCATGTATATGCTCGCGGGCTTTCTCGTGCTCGGCGCGCTGCTCGCGTTGAGCGTGCCGGCGCGGATGGTGAATCGGTAG
- a CDS encoding PAAR domain-containing protein: MMRRFAVVGDKLTNNGEICDYKGLIFMLGGHQAALINGAAYCPVCKKTGYIAKEGGPRRMTLGANEIALENDVVVCGCTEHPRIFARLAGEAWYDDLAQTLGNVGTHATDRSGAAAAFIDNAPSNFDELFQLLDNTTGQPLANFEYAIERATGEIEHGVTDEDGRTHLLSSTASAESVRIYV, translated from the coding sequence ATGATGCGACGATTCGCAGTGGTCGGAGACAAGCTCACTAACAACGGAGAAATCTGCGATTACAAGGGGCTGATTTTCATGCTGGGCGGACATCAGGCCGCGCTCATCAATGGAGCAGCTTATTGTCCCGTCTGCAAGAAGACAGGGTATATCGCAAAGGAAGGCGGTCCGCGTCGTATGACCTTGGGTGCAAACGAGATAGCACTTGAGAATGATGTTGTTGTATGTGGTTGCACGGAACATCCGCGCATTTTCGCAAGACTCGCAGGAGAAGCATGGTACGACGATCTGGCCCAGACACTTGGAAACGTCGGGACGCATGCAACGGATCGAAGCGGCGCAGCAGCGGCATTCATCGATAACGCGCCTTCTAACTTCGATGAGTTATTTCAGTTATTGGACAACACAACTGGGCAGCCACTAGCAAACTTTGAATACGCAATAGAGCGGGCAACTGGCGAAATTGAGCATGGAGTTACCGATGAGGATGGGCGTACGCACTTGCTTTCATCTACGGCCAGCGCCGAATCTGTTCGAATTTACGTCTGA
- a CDS encoding lipoprotein N-acyltransferase Lnb domain-containing protein: MRRDSWGYVLRVTTSEKQKMLSEIRRRMAENRPYSVSDNSCSSNVAEVLEIAGIQAHDPRFEFMDTISPADLMIGLKHSKRLVGQNVYPKK, encoded by the coding sequence ATGCGGAGAGACTCGTGGGGATATGTTCTCCGCGTGACGACATCTGAGAAGCAGAAAATGTTGTCGGAAATCAGGCGGCGGATGGCGGAGAACAGACCGTACTCTGTCTCGGACAATAGCTGTTCGTCCAATGTCGCTGAAGTGTTAGAGATTGCTGGAATTCAGGCGCACGACCCGAGATTCGAGTTCATGGACACGATTTCGCCGGCCGATCTCATGATAGGACTAAAACATTCCAAACGACTTGTCGGGCAAAATGTGTATCCGAAAAAATAG
- the urtA gene encoding urea ABC transporter substrate-binding protein — translation MKRRSLLKFGSMSGALALAGQLPISKAQAADTGPIKVGILHSLSGTMAISETSLKDTALMTIADINKSGGVMGRQLQPVVVDPASNWPLFAEKARQLLTQDKCAVVFGCWTSVSRKSVLPVFEELNGLLFYPVQYEGEEMSRNVFYTGAAPNQQAIPAVEYLMGPEGGSAKRFFLLGTDYVYPRTTNKILRAFLHSKGVKDADIQEVYTPFGHSDYQTIVANIKTFAQGGKTTVISTINGDSNVPFYKELGNQGLKATDVPVVAFSVGEEELRGIDTKPLVGHLAAWNYFMSVKNTNNSKFEKEFFEYVKAQNLPGGDKRVTNDPMEATFVGIHMWKQAVEKAKSTDVDKVRVAMIGQTFAAPSGFTLSMDGNHHLHKPVMIGEIRGDGQFNVVWKTKTAVRAQPWSPYIAGNEGKPDVVSSIPAFLRRQRVRTA, via the coding sequence ATGAAACGTCGCAGTTTGCTGAAGTTCGGCTCCATGTCGGGCGCGCTCGCCCTTGCGGGTCAGCTTCCGATCTCGAAAGCCCAAGCCGCCGATACCGGTCCGATCAAGGTCGGCATTCTGCATTCGCTGTCGGGCACCATGGCGATCTCCGAGACGTCGCTGAAGGACACGGCGCTCATGACCATCGCGGACATCAACAAGAGCGGCGGCGTGATGGGCCGGCAGCTTCAGCCGGTCGTCGTCGACCCGGCGTCGAACTGGCCGCTCTTCGCCGAGAAAGCGCGTCAGCTGCTCACGCAGGACAAATGCGCCGTCGTGTTCGGCTGCTGGACGTCCGTGTCGCGCAAGTCGGTGCTGCCGGTCTTCGAGGAACTGAACGGCCTGCTCTTCTACCCGGTTCAGTACGAAGGCGAAGAGATGTCGCGCAACGTGTTCTATACGGGCGCCGCGCCGAATCAGCAGGCGATCCCCGCCGTCGAATATCTGATGGGACCGGAAGGCGGCAGCGCCAAGCGCTTCTTCCTGCTCGGCACCGACTACGTGTATCCGCGCACGACCAACAAGATCCTGCGCGCCTTCCTCCACTCCAAGGGAGTCAAGGATGCGGACATTCAAGAGGTCTACACACCGTTCGGACATAGCGACTATCAAACCATCGTCGCGAACATCAAGACCTTTGCCCAAGGGGGAAAGACGACCGTTATCTCTACGATCAACGGCGATTCGAACGTACCGTTCTACAAGGAACTCGGCAACCAGGGCCTGAAGGCGACCGACGTGCCCGTCGTCGCATTCTCGGTCGGCGAAGAGGAACTGCGCGGCATCGACACCAAGCCGCTCGTCGGTCACCTGGCCGCGTGGAATTACTTCATGTCGGTGAAGAACACCAACAACTCGAAGTTCGAGAAGGAGTTCTTCGAGTACGTGAAGGCGCAGAACCTGCCGGGCGGCGACAAGCGCGTCACCAACGATCCGATGGAGGCGACCTTCGTCGGCATTCACATGTGGAAGCAGGCGGTCGAGAAGGCGAAGAGCACCGACGTCGACAAGGTGCGCGTCGCGATGATCGGCCAGACGTTCGCCGCGCCCTCGGGCTTCACGCTGTCGATGGACGGCAACCACCATCTGCACAAGCCCGTGATGATCGGCGAGATTCGCGGCGACGGCCAGTTCAACGTCGTGTGGAAAACCAAGACCGCGGTGCGCGCGCAGCCGTGGAGCCCGTATATCGCCGGCAACGAAGGCAAGCCGGACGTGGTCAGCTCGATCCCCGCGTTCCTGCGCCGCCAGCGCGTACGCACGGCGTGA